The Mangifera indica cultivar Alphonso chromosome 8, CATAS_Mindica_2.1, whole genome shotgun sequence genome has a window encoding:
- the LOC123223672 gene encoding L10-interacting MYB domain-containing protein isoform X1 has product MGIRAQNGGDRMRTVWTPEMDRYFIDLMLEQLSKGNRFDDPLFSKRAWKQMTSLFSAKFKFQYHKDVLKNRYKTLRSLYKAIKSLLEQKGFSWDEMRQMVTADNNVWEEYIKVHPDARSYRIKTVPYYNDLCLIYGNKTIEQKGDNMPDSSSHLTEKETNMLTQPSSATEDVNAIGEIILNEDNKISMPKGVVDDAPEVMPNVTGTIVGCRSRTYWQPPMDRYFIDCMLEQVQKGNRIDGVFRKEAWIEMIASFNAKFGFSYDVEILKNRYKTLRRQYNVIKNLLDLNGFVWDDARQMVTADDYVWQDYVKTHTDARQFMTRPVPYFKDLCVICGDVSVDESDCFSIQDLEMQNVHEVKFHGVPNNSQSPVASISCEDEVGDFLESAHAGSKSVVCSSKNKRQFENLSDSAYLKKLRCKEECMYNAPHEMAAAVSCLSADRKNGDENSNIVPIETVIAAVQALPDMDEDFVLDACDFLEDEVKAKTFMALDVKLRKKWLLRKLRPQL; this is encoded by the exons ATGGGCATCCGTGCCCAAAATGGAGGTGATCGAATGAGGACAGTTTGGACTCCTGAAATGGATCGATATTTCATTGACCTTATGTTGGAGCAGCTCAGCAAAGGAAACAGGTTTGATGATCCTTTGTTTAGTAAACGAGCATGGAAACAAATGACATCATTGTTCAGtgctaaattcaaatttcagtacCATAAAGATGTTCTGAAAAATCGCTACAAAACTCTTAGAAGTCTTTACAAGGCTATAAAGAGTCTCCTTGAACAGAAGGGTTTTAGCTGGGATGAAATGAGACAAATGGTGACAGCCGATAATAATGTTTGGGAGGAGTATATTAAG GTGCACCCAGATGCACGCTCATACAGAATAAAGACTGTCCCTTATTATAATGATCTGTGTTTGATATACGGAAATAAAACCATCGAACAGAAAG GTGATAACATGCCAGATTCATCATCACATTTGACTGAGAAGGAAACAAATATGCTTACTCAACCAAGTAGTGCCACTGAAGATGTGAATGCTATTGGTGAAATTATTCTAAATGAAGATAACAAGATCTCTATGCCAAAAGGAGTTGTGGATGATGCACCCGAGGTCATGCCAAATGTAACGGGAACCATAGTGGGATGTCGTTCTAGGACTTATTGGCAACCCCCAATGGATCGTTACTTCATTGATTGTATGCTAGAGCAAGTGCAAAAAGGGAACCGGATTGATGGTGTTTTTCGCAAGGAAGCATGGATTGAGATGATTGCATCATTCAATGCTAAGTTTGGTTTCAGCTATGATGTGGAAATTCTTAAAAATCGCTATAAAACGCTGAGAAGGCAGTATAATGTGATAAAGAATCTTCTGGACTTGAATGGGTTTGTCTGGGATGATGCTCGTCAGATGGTCACTGCTGATGATTATGTGTGGCAAGACTATGTCAAG ACACATACAGATGCACGACAATTCATGACCAGACCTGTGCCATACTTTAAAGATCTCTGTGTGATATGTGGAGACGTAAGTGTTGATGAAAGTGATTGCTTCTCCATTCAAGATTTAGAGATGCAAAATGTTCATGAGGTGAAGTTTCATGGAGTACCAAATAACTCCCAATCTCCGGTGGCATCAATTTCCTGTGAAGATGAAGTTGGTGATTTTCTAGAGTCAGCCCATGCAGGGTCAAAATCTGTTGTATGTAGTAGCAAGAACAAACGCCAATTCGAGAACTTGTCAGACTCTgcatatcttaaaaaattacgATGCAAAGAAGAGTGCATGTATAATGCTCCACATGAGATGGCAGCTGCAGTTTCTTGTTTATCGGCAGATAGGAAGAATGGTGATGAAAATTCAAACATCGTACCCATAGAGACTGTTATTGCAGCAGTCCAAGCATTACCAGACATGGATGAAGACTTTGTGTTAGATGCCTGTGATTTCCTAGAGGATGAAGTGAAAGCCAAAACGTTTATGGCTCTGGATGTTAAATTACGAAAAAAATGGTTGCTAAGGAAGCTTCGTCCTCAGTTATAG
- the LOC123223672 gene encoding uncharacterized protein LOC123223672 isoform X2, which translates to MRQMVTADNNVWEEYIKVHPDARSYRIKTVPYYNDLCLIYGNKTIEQKGDNMPDSSSHLTEKETNMLTQPSSATEDVNAIGEIILNEDNKISMPKGVVDDAPEVMPNVTGTIVGCRSRTYWQPPMDRYFIDCMLEQVQKGNRIDGVFRKEAWIEMIASFNAKFGFSYDVEILKNRYKTLRRQYNVIKNLLDLNGFVWDDARQMVTADDYVWQDYVKTHTDARQFMTRPVPYFKDLCVICGDVSVDESDCFSIQDLEMQNVHEVKFHGVPNNSQSPVASISCEDEVGDFLESAHAGSKSVVCSSKNKRQFENLSDSAYLKKLRCKEECMYNAPHEMAAAVSCLSADRKNGDENSNIVPIETVIAAVQALPDMDEDFVLDACDFLEDEVKAKTFMALDVKLRKKWLLRKLRPQL; encoded by the exons ATGAGACAAATGGTGACAGCCGATAATAATGTTTGGGAGGAGTATATTAAG GTGCACCCAGATGCACGCTCATACAGAATAAAGACTGTCCCTTATTATAATGATCTGTGTTTGATATACGGAAATAAAACCATCGAACAGAAAG GTGATAACATGCCAGATTCATCATCACATTTGACTGAGAAGGAAACAAATATGCTTACTCAACCAAGTAGTGCCACTGAAGATGTGAATGCTATTGGTGAAATTATTCTAAATGAAGATAACAAGATCTCTATGCCAAAAGGAGTTGTGGATGATGCACCCGAGGTCATGCCAAATGTAACGGGAACCATAGTGGGATGTCGTTCTAGGACTTATTGGCAACCCCCAATGGATCGTTACTTCATTGATTGTATGCTAGAGCAAGTGCAAAAAGGGAACCGGATTGATGGTGTTTTTCGCAAGGAAGCATGGATTGAGATGATTGCATCATTCAATGCTAAGTTTGGTTTCAGCTATGATGTGGAAATTCTTAAAAATCGCTATAAAACGCTGAGAAGGCAGTATAATGTGATAAAGAATCTTCTGGACTTGAATGGGTTTGTCTGGGATGATGCTCGTCAGATGGTCACTGCTGATGATTATGTGTGGCAAGACTATGTCAAG ACACATACAGATGCACGACAATTCATGACCAGACCTGTGCCATACTTTAAAGATCTCTGTGTGATATGTGGAGACGTAAGTGTTGATGAAAGTGATTGCTTCTCCATTCAAGATTTAGAGATGCAAAATGTTCATGAGGTGAAGTTTCATGGAGTACCAAATAACTCCCAATCTCCGGTGGCATCAATTTCCTGTGAAGATGAAGTTGGTGATTTTCTAGAGTCAGCCCATGCAGGGTCAAAATCTGTTGTATGTAGTAGCAAGAACAAACGCCAATTCGAGAACTTGTCAGACTCTgcatatcttaaaaaattacgATGCAAAGAAGAGTGCATGTATAATGCTCCACATGAGATGGCAGCTGCAGTTTCTTGTTTATCGGCAGATAGGAAGAATGGTGATGAAAATTCAAACATCGTACCCATAGAGACTGTTATTGCAGCAGTCCAAGCATTACCAGACATGGATGAAGACTTTGTGTTAGATGCCTGTGATTTCCTAGAGGATGAAGTGAAAGCCAAAACGTTTATGGCTCTGGATGTTAAATTACGAAAAAAATGGTTGCTAAGGAAGCTTCGTCCTCAGTTATAG
- the LOC123222475 gene encoding uncharacterized protein LOC123222475 isoform X2 has translation MSNSGGFAVTRTHSGDRFYNPPAMRRQQQLPLQQQQLQRPLRKETRVDSAEAETRTDSHKSTLSRPISACSPSAAYSPRNADMTNLDRLMESVTPYVPVQYLSERMMRGSRTRGGNINPVFSLGDLWESFNEWSVYGVEVPLLLNGSDSVKQYYVPFLSGIQLYADPRPRPGEDSDAESSRETSSGGSSVCEAERHAKGVVDGGPHNLLNLNYQRLNRLTLRDKTATSSSIDETSVCNSPGSLVFEYLEQEQPRHRQPLYDKVSSLASQNPEIRMYRSCDLSPTSWISVAWYPIYRIPMGPTLQNLDASFLTFHSLSTQARMKNQPQFNDFGSRKVYGAEASLKIPLPVFGLASYKLRGSILTPNGSNEWKQANSLLQDADNWLRRLHVNLPDFQFFASHNSRWR, from the exons ATGTCCAACTCAGGCGGCTTTGCTGTGACTCGTACTCACTCCGGGGACCGATTCTACAACCCACCTGCGATGAGACGGCAACAGCAGTTGCCCTTGCAGCAGCAGCAGTTACAGAGGCCGTTGCGAAAGGAGACTCGAGTCGACTCGGCCGAGGCAGAGACTCGGACTGACTCCCACAAGTCCACATTGTCCAGGCCTATCTCGGCCTGCTCACCGTCGGCAGCTTATTCACCAAGAAATGCCGACATGACTAATTTGGATCGGCTCATGGAATCCGTCACTCCTTATGTTCCGGTTCAGTACTTGTCCGAG AGGATGATGAGGGGATCGAGAACTCGTGGAGGTAATATTAATCCAGTCTTTAGTCTTGGGGATCTGTGGGAATCATTCAATGAATGGAGTGTGTATGGAGTAGAAGTGCCACTATTGTTGAATGGAAGTGACTCtgttaaacaatattatgttcCATTCTTATCAGGCATTCAACTGTATGCAGACCCACGGCCGAG GCCTGGTGAAGATAGTGATGCTGAGTCTTCTAGGGAGACAAGTAGCGGTGGAAGTAGTGTCTGTGAAGCAGAAAGGCACGCAAAAGGGGTTGTTGATGGAGGACCGCATAATCTCTTGAACTTGAATTATCAGAGATTAAATAGACTTACACTGAGAGATAAAACTGCCACGAGTTCATCTATTGATGAAACCTCGGTTTGCAACTCACCTGGTTCACTTGTATTTGAATATTTGGAGCAAGAACAACCACGCCATCGACAACCTTTATATGATAAG GTTTCAAGTCTTGCATCTCAGAATCCAGAGATTAGGATGTACCGGAGCTGTGACCTATCACCTACAAGTTGGATTTCTGTGGCATG GTATCCAATTTACAGAATACCTATGGGCCCAACCTTACAAAATTTGGATGCATCTTTTTTAACCTTTCATTCTTTATCAACACAAGCTAGAA TGAAAAATCAGCCACAGTTTAATGATTTTGGTAGCAGGAAGGTCTATGGTGCAGAGGCTTCTCTGAAGATTCCGCTACCTGTTTTTGGTCTTGCTTCCTATAAATTGAGAGGTTCAATTTTGACTCCCAATGGATCCAATGAATGGAAGCAAGCAAACTCTCTGTTGCAAGATGCTGATAACTGGCTTAGGCGTTTGCATGTTAATCTTCCTGATTTCCAGTTCTTTGCTTCACATAATTCACGGTGGAGATGA
- the LOC123222475 gene encoding uncharacterized protein LOC123222475 isoform X1 yields the protein MSNSGGFAVTRTHSGDRFYNPPAMRRQQQLPLQQQQLQRPLRKETRVDSAEAETRTDSHKSTLSRPISACSPSAAYSPRNADMTNLDRLMESVTPYVPVQYLSERMMRGSRTRGGNINPVFSLGDLWESFNEWSVYGVEVPLLLNGSDSVKQYYVPFLSGIQLYADPRPRRPGEDSDAESSRETSSGGSSVCEAERHAKGVVDGGPHNLLNLNYQRLNRLTLRDKTATSSSIDETSVCNSPGSLVFEYLEQEQPRHRQPLYDKVSSLASQNPEIRMYRSCDLSPTSWISVAWYPIYRIPMGPTLQNLDASFLTFHSLSTQARMKNQPQFNDFGSRKVYGAEASLKIPLPVFGLASYKLRGSILTPNGSNEWKQANSLLQDADNWLRRLHVNLPDFQFFASHNSRWR from the exons ATGTCCAACTCAGGCGGCTTTGCTGTGACTCGTACTCACTCCGGGGACCGATTCTACAACCCACCTGCGATGAGACGGCAACAGCAGTTGCCCTTGCAGCAGCAGCAGTTACAGAGGCCGTTGCGAAAGGAGACTCGAGTCGACTCGGCCGAGGCAGAGACTCGGACTGACTCCCACAAGTCCACATTGTCCAGGCCTATCTCGGCCTGCTCACCGTCGGCAGCTTATTCACCAAGAAATGCCGACATGACTAATTTGGATCGGCTCATGGAATCCGTCACTCCTTATGTTCCGGTTCAGTACTTGTCCGAG AGGATGATGAGGGGATCGAGAACTCGTGGAGGTAATATTAATCCAGTCTTTAGTCTTGGGGATCTGTGGGAATCATTCAATGAATGGAGTGTGTATGGAGTAGAAGTGCCACTATTGTTGAATGGAAGTGACTCtgttaaacaatattatgttcCATTCTTATCAGGCATTCAACTGTATGCAGACCCACGGCCGAG AAGGCCTGGTGAAGATAGTGATGCTGAGTCTTCTAGGGAGACAAGTAGCGGTGGAAGTAGTGTCTGTGAAGCAGAAAGGCACGCAAAAGGGGTTGTTGATGGAGGACCGCATAATCTCTTGAACTTGAATTATCAGAGATTAAATAGACTTACACTGAGAGATAAAACTGCCACGAGTTCATCTATTGATGAAACCTCGGTTTGCAACTCACCTGGTTCACTTGTATTTGAATATTTGGAGCAAGAACAACCACGCCATCGACAACCTTTATATGATAAG GTTTCAAGTCTTGCATCTCAGAATCCAGAGATTAGGATGTACCGGAGCTGTGACCTATCACCTACAAGTTGGATTTCTGTGGCATG GTATCCAATTTACAGAATACCTATGGGCCCAACCTTACAAAATTTGGATGCATCTTTTTTAACCTTTCATTCTTTATCAACACAAGCTAGAA TGAAAAATCAGCCACAGTTTAATGATTTTGGTAGCAGGAAGGTCTATGGTGCAGAGGCTTCTCTGAAGATTCCGCTACCTGTTTTTGGTCTTGCTTCCTATAAATTGAGAGGTTCAATTTTGACTCCCAATGGATCCAATGAATGGAAGCAAGCAAACTCTCTGTTGCAAGATGCTGATAACTGGCTTAGGCGTTTGCATGTTAATCTTCCTGATTTCCAGTTCTTTGCTTCACATAATTCACGGTGGAGATGA